A single region of the Microlunatus panaciterrae genome encodes:
- the aspS gene encoding aspartate--tRNA(Asn) ligase, giving the protein MQRTLSAALAGQESQRTVIEGWIHRRRRLAGVTFLIVRDRSGLAQVVVTDPATREQLDRLGEETVVRVEGRVTANLRAPLGVELTEPMITPLSSPAEPTVLELWRPALEASLPIQLDQGAVAWRHPRQRACWQVAAASLRGFRLSLEAQDFTEIQTPKLVAGSTESGANVFEVDYFGRPAYLAQSPQFYKQMMVGVFERVYETGPVFRAEPHDTVRHLAEYVSLDAELGFITDHRDVLAVLRNVIAGMLDELRRSASAAMALAGVRLPEVPEQFPIVHFREALALVGADPEETDLAPEHERRLGVWARERFGSDFLAVEGYPAAKRPFYTQPEPGDARWTNSFDLLFRGLELVTGGQRLHELGDYERALAARGESMAPYASYLQAFRHGMPPHGGFAIGLARWTARLLEVDNIRRTTLFPRDLHRLAP; this is encoded by the coding sequence ATGCAACGCACGCTCAGTGCGGCGCTGGCCGGACAGGAGAGCCAGCGCACCGTCATCGAAGGATGGATCCACCGTCGCCGCCGACTGGCCGGCGTCACGTTCCTCATCGTCCGTGACCGCTCCGGCCTGGCCCAGGTGGTCGTCACCGACCCGGCGACCCGCGAGCAGCTGGACCGGCTCGGGGAGGAGACGGTGGTACGGGTCGAGGGCCGGGTGACAGCCAACCTGCGAGCGCCGCTCGGCGTCGAACTGACCGAACCGATGATCACCCCGCTGTCGTCCCCGGCGGAGCCGACGGTGCTCGAGCTGTGGCGGCCGGCCCTGGAGGCGTCGCTGCCGATCCAGCTCGACCAGGGCGCCGTCGCCTGGCGGCACCCGCGCCAGCGGGCGTGTTGGCAGGTCGCGGCGGCCTCGCTGCGCGGGTTCCGGCTCAGCCTCGAGGCGCAGGACTTCACCGAGATCCAGACCCCGAAGCTGGTGGCCGGCTCGACCGAGTCCGGCGCCAACGTGTTCGAGGTCGACTACTTCGGCCGACCGGCCTACCTGGCCCAGTCCCCCCAGTTCTACAAGCAGATGATGGTCGGCGTCTTCGAGCGGGTGTACGAAACCGGCCCGGTCTTTCGGGCCGAGCCGCATGACACCGTCCGGCACCTGGCCGAGTACGTCTCGCTGGACGCCGAGCTCGGCTTCATCACCGACCACCGCGATGTGCTCGCGGTGCTGCGCAACGTGATCGCCGGCATGCTGGACGAGCTTCGCCGGTCAGCGTCGGCAGCCATGGCACTGGCCGGGGTGCGGCTGCCCGAGGTGCCGGAGCAGTTCCCGATCGTCCATTTCCGGGAGGCACTGGCGCTGGTCGGGGCCGACCCGGAGGAGACCGACCTGGCGCCGGAGCACGAGCGCCGGCTGGGGGTGTGGGCCCGAGAGCGGTTCGGGTCCGACTTCCTCGCGGTCGAGGGATATCCCGCTGCCAAACGACCGTTCTACACCCAACCCGAGCCGGGGGACGCGCGCTGGACCAACTCCTTTGACCTGCTGTTCCGCGGGCTGGAGCTGGTCACCGGTGGGCAGCGGCTGCACGAGCTGGGCGACTACGAGCGCGCCCTCGCCGCCCGCGGCGAGTCGATGGCACCGTACGCGTCGTACCTGCAGGCGTTCCGGCACGGGATGCCCCCGCACGGCGGCTTCGCGATCGGCCTGGCGCGGTGGACGGCGCGGCTGCTGGAGGTGGACAACATCCGGCGGACGACGCTCTTCCCCCGTGACCTGCACCGGCTCGCTCCCTAG
- a CDS encoding family 78 glycoside hydrolase catalytic domain, which translates to MQTGPALVASPTPAVADRSWRGHWIGSRPASAGDVLGLGRDAEPAPFHRVLFRRTFAVDAVPDTVPARLTADSRYVLYVNGVEVGRGPQRSQPRRLCYDSHDLASCLRPGANVVAVLVTYYGNATAFWQPAVPNGSLGADATLVFEARVNGSWLVSDDDWRVHSSTAWTMPERAGVDGVPVEVRDARRLPHDWARADFDDTGWEHATVLGAAHIGGFGRTRPPTDPYGALLPRSIGELTGETVEADRVRRSYLPAAAEPVDHPIMAVRQVVDGHDRDPAEQTGFPVDLDPPQGQVSHLVVDFGRIVAGLVQFELEAPAGTRVDLLYCERPYVSGDDNPLSAPRIGAGYVARGHHDVFEALETNGLRYAHLVVSAADGAARLLRFAVRELLYPQIPGAYFRCDDAELNALYTAGVRTVQLNAHDAFTDCPTREQRAWVGDGVVHQLVQLTTNNDWRLARNYLWLGNSPRPDGILPMTVVGDIEAGGGFTIPDWSLHWVHGVYNLYRYLGDRSELLSLLPTVERILRWYLPYVDDRGTIADVPEWNLVDWASVFSTGRSALLTALWARALAEFAEIGDYVGNAGSAGWARGLLARAAEGFEDFWDETRGTYVDHVVDGEPQPAASQAAGATAIVSGLAPQERWSRIIDTITDPDTLVVRSWIGGNDGGYDPQKIADQIRGVQQVDWDAEREVVIAQPFFSYLVHEAVAQAGRAADLVTLVRRWSQFLVGGYDTFGECWGWGTPVHGWSSAPARDLVAYVLGITPAEPGFAAARVAPAPGSLRHLEGAVPTPHGLVTVQVDADRVRIVSPVPVVFVGSDGAEVRLPAGTQEIAR; encoded by the coding sequence ATGCAGACCGGACCCGCCCTCGTCGCCAGCCCCACGCCCGCCGTTGCCGACCGCAGCTGGCGAGGGCACTGGATCGGTTCGCGTCCGGCCTCGGCCGGGGATGTGCTCGGGCTGGGCCGGGACGCCGAACCGGCGCCCTTCCACCGGGTGCTGTTTCGCCGGACCTTCGCCGTCGACGCCGTGCCTGACACGGTCCCGGCCCGGCTGACGGCGGACTCGCGCTACGTCCTCTACGTCAACGGCGTGGAGGTCGGCCGCGGACCGCAACGCTCCCAGCCCCGCCGGTTGTGCTATGACAGCCACGACCTGGCGTCCTGCCTGAGGCCCGGGGCCAACGTCGTCGCGGTGCTGGTCACCTACTACGGGAACGCGACAGCGTTCTGGCAGCCGGCCGTCCCGAACGGCAGCCTCGGCGCCGACGCCACCCTCGTTTTCGAGGCGCGGGTCAACGGCAGCTGGCTCGTCTCCGACGACGACTGGCGGGTGCACAGCTCCACCGCTTGGACGATGCCGGAGCGGGCCGGGGTTGACGGTGTGCCGGTGGAGGTCCGTGACGCCCGGCGCCTGCCGCACGACTGGGCCCGCGCCGACTTCGACGACACGGGCTGGGAGCACGCCACCGTGCTCGGCGCGGCCCACATCGGTGGTTTCGGGCGGACCAGGCCGCCGACCGACCCGTACGGTGCGCTGCTGCCGCGCTCGATCGGCGAGCTCACCGGCGAGACCGTGGAGGCTGACCGGGTACGTCGCAGCTATCTGCCGGCCGCGGCGGAGCCGGTGGACCACCCGATCATGGCGGTGCGGCAGGTCGTCGACGGCCACGACCGGGATCCGGCCGAGCAGACCGGGTTCCCGGTCGATCTCGACCCGCCGCAGGGGCAGGTCTCCCATCTGGTGGTGGACTTCGGCCGGATCGTCGCCGGCCTGGTGCAGTTCGAGCTGGAGGCGCCGGCCGGCACCAGGGTCGACCTGCTGTACTGCGAACGGCCCTACGTCTCCGGGGACGACAACCCGCTCTCGGCGCCGCGGATCGGTGCCGGCTATGTCGCCCGCGGACACCATGACGTGTTCGAGGCGCTGGAGACCAACGGCCTGCGCTACGCCCACCTGGTCGTCTCGGCAGCCGACGGCGCTGCCCGGCTGCTCCGGTTCGCGGTACGCGAGCTGCTGTACCCGCAGATCCCCGGAGCGTACTTCCGCTGCGACGATGCCGAGCTGAACGCCCTGTATACCGCCGGGGTCAGAACCGTGCAGCTGAACGCACACGATGCGTTCACCGACTGCCCGACCCGGGAGCAGCGGGCCTGGGTCGGCGACGGGGTGGTGCACCAGCTGGTCCAGCTGACCACCAACAACGACTGGCGGCTGGCCCGCAACTACCTCTGGCTCGGCAACTCGCCGCGCCCGGACGGGATCCTGCCGATGACGGTCGTCGGTGACATCGAGGCCGGCGGCGGGTTCACCATCCCGGACTGGTCGCTGCACTGGGTGCATGGCGTCTACAACCTCTACCGCTACCTCGGCGACCGGTCCGAGCTGCTGTCGCTGCTGCCGACCGTCGAGCGGATCCTGCGCTGGTACCTGCCCTACGTCGACGACCGCGGCACCATCGCTGACGTTCCGGAGTGGAACCTGGTGGACTGGGCCAGCGTGTTCAGCACCGGCCGCAGCGCACTGCTGACGGCGCTCTGGGCCCGGGCGTTGGCCGAGTTCGCCGAGATCGGCGACTACGTCGGCAACGCCGGCAGCGCCGGCTGGGCCCGCGGGCTGCTGGCGCGGGCGGCCGAGGGCTTCGAGGACTTCTGGGACGAGACCCGCGGGACCTATGTCGACCACGTGGTCGACGGTGAGCCTCAGCCGGCCGCCTCCCAGGCGGCGGGGGCGACCGCAATCGTGTCAGGGCTGGCGCCGCAGGAGCGCTGGAGCCGGATCATCGACACCATCACCGACCCGGACACCCTGGTGGTCCGGTCCTGGATCGGCGGCAACGACGGCGGCTACGACCCGCAGAAGATCGCCGACCAGATCCGCGGGGTCCAGCAGGTCGACTGGGACGCCGAGCGTGAGGTGGTGATCGCGCAGCCGTTCTTCTCCTACCTGGTGCATGAGGCCGTGGCGCAGGCGGGCCGGGCCGCGGACCTGGTGACCCTGGTGCGACGGTGGTCACAGTTCCTGGTGGGCGGGTATGACACGTTCGGCGAGTGCTGGGGCTGGGGCACGCCGGTGCACGGCTGGAGCTCGGCGCCGGCCCGCGATCTGGTCGCATACGTGCTCGGCATCACCCCGGCCGAACCCGGCTTCGCCGCGGCCCGGGTGGCGCCGGCACCGGGATCGTTGCGGCACCTGGAGGGTGCCGTCCCGACACCTCACGGCCTGGTCACCGTACAGGTGGATGCTGACCGGGTGAGGATCGTCAGTCCGGTCCCGGTGGTCTTCGTCGGTTCCGACGGCGCCGAGGTCCGGTTGCCCGCCGGGACACAGGAGATCGCCAGGTGA
- the map gene encoding type I methionyl aminopeptidase, with translation MIELRTPAEIDQMRPAGRFVAEVLTRLVAEVRPGVNLLDLDALAHRMIRDRGAESCYIDYHPSFGASPFGKVLCASVNDAVLHGLPRDYTVQDGDLVSLDFAAAVDGWVCDSAVSVVAGTPRAEDQRLIDLASQALRAAIDVARPGNRIGDISAAIGAVATGAGLKVNTDFGGHGVGRTMHGDPHVPNNGRPGRGLPLKPGLVIAIEPWFCAGTDKIFTDPDGWTLRSLDGSRGAHMEHTIAITDGDPIVLTARG, from the coding sequence GTGATCGAACTACGCACGCCGGCCGAGATCGACCAGATGCGGCCGGCCGGCCGGTTCGTGGCCGAGGTGTTGACGCGGTTGGTGGCTGAGGTCAGGCCGGGCGTCAACCTGCTCGACCTGGATGCGCTGGCCCACCGGATGATCCGCGACCGGGGCGCTGAGTCGTGTTACATCGACTATCACCCGTCGTTCGGCGCCAGCCCGTTCGGCAAGGTGCTGTGCGCCTCCGTCAACGATGCGGTGCTGCACGGGCTCCCGCGTGACTACACCGTGCAGGACGGCGACCTGGTCAGTCTCGACTTCGCTGCCGCCGTGGACGGCTGGGTCTGCGACTCGGCCGTCTCCGTCGTCGCCGGCACGCCCCGCGCGGAGGACCAGCGGTTGATCGATCTGGCCTCGCAGGCCCTCCGGGCCGCGATCGACGTGGCCCGGCCGGGCAACCGGATCGGCGACATCTCCGCCGCCATCGGTGCGGTGGCGACCGGGGCGGGGCTCAAGGTCAACACCGACTTCGGCGGCCATGGGGTGGGCCGGACCATGCACGGCGACCCGCACGTGCCCAACAATGGCCGGCCGGGTCGTGGACTGCCGCTCAAGCCCGGGCTGGTGATCGCCATCGAGCCCTGGTTCTGTGCGGGCACGGACAAGATCTTCACCGACCCGGACGGCTGGACGCTGCGCAGCCTGGACGGCAGCCGGGGTGCCCACATGGAACACACCATCGCCATCACCGACGGTGACCCGATCGTGCTGACCGCCCGCGGCTAG
- a CDS encoding DUF1479 domain-containing protein, which produces MTAAVTDNQAPADVAAAIREVKAKLRGQLGDVAAVFAEVEEAIKDEVAAVVAAREAGEEIWPVVQFADIAAGTVPADTVEAVRRRGCAVVRQTFPRERALDWDAQLVKYLEQNKFAETYSYIDDGVFGGLAAARPSIFPIYWSRPQMEAREDPNMVATRGFLNSFWKHESQGRVWFDPTRDTAYPDRVRRREPGTNSGGLSPHTDSGSIERWLLPAYQQVFRHVFSGDWRSYDAWDGAYRTEVHEFESTVMCSAFRTFQGWTALSDMEPTEGVLHVVPIPNAMVYLLLRALQDDVADDDLCGAANGQALPVSEKYHSVLLPALTPIPAVQPGDTVWWHGDGIHSVGPVTDQKGWGNVMYIPASPYCEKNAAYARACGQAFLTGASPSDFAAEDYEVNWTDRMTVADLSDVGRAQLGL; this is translated from the coding sequence ATGACCGCCGCCGTTACCGACAACCAGGCTCCAGCCGACGTCGCCGCCGCGATCAGGGAGGTGAAAGCGAAGCTGCGAGGGCAGCTCGGGGACGTCGCAGCGGTCTTCGCCGAGGTGGAGGAGGCGATCAAGGATGAAGTGGCCGCCGTCGTCGCCGCCCGGGAGGCGGGCGAGGAGATCTGGCCGGTCGTCCAGTTCGCCGACATCGCCGCCGGAACCGTGCCGGCCGACACCGTCGAGGCGGTCCGCCGTCGCGGCTGTGCCGTCGTCCGGCAGACGTTCCCGCGGGAGCGCGCCCTTGACTGGGACGCGCAGCTCGTCAAGTACCTCGAGCAGAACAAGTTCGCCGAGACCTACTCCTACATCGACGACGGCGTCTTCGGCGGGCTCGCCGCGGCCCGGCCCTCGATCTTCCCGATCTACTGGTCGCGGCCGCAGATGGAGGCTCGCGAGGACCCGAACATGGTCGCCACCCGCGGTTTCCTGAACAGCTTCTGGAAGCACGAGTCGCAGGGCCGGGTCTGGTTCGACCCGACCCGGGACACGGCCTACCCGGACCGGGTCCGGCGCCGGGAGCCCGGCACCAACTCCGGTGGGCTGTCCCCGCACACCGACTCCGGCTCGATCGAACGCTGGCTGCTGCCCGCCTACCAGCAGGTCTTCCGGCACGTCTTCTCCGGTGACTGGCGGTCCTACGACGCCTGGGACGGCGCCTACCGCACCGAGGTCCACGAGTTCGAGTCGACCGTGATGTGCTCGGCCTTCCGCACCTTCCAGGGCTGGACCGCGCTGTCCGACATGGAGCCCACCGAGGGGGTGCTGCATGTGGTGCCCATCCCGAACGCAATGGTCTACCTGCTGCTGCGGGCGCTGCAGGACGACGTCGCCGACGACGACCTGTGCGGTGCGGCCAACGGCCAGGCTCTCCCGGTGAGTGAGAAGTACCACTCGGTGCTGCTGCCGGCGCTCACCCCGATCCCCGCCGTCCAGCCGGGCGACACGGTCTGGTGGCACGGCGACGGCATCCACTCCGTCGGACCGGTCACCGACCAGAAGGGCTGGGGCAATGTGATGTACATCCCGGCCTCGCCCTACTGTGAGAAGAACGCCGCTTATGCCCGGGCCTGTGGTCAGGCCTTCCTGACCGGCGCCAGCCCCAGCGACTTCGCCGCTGAGGACTACGAGGTCAACTGGACCGACCGGATGACGGTCGCCGACCTCAGCGACGTCGGTCGGGCACAGCTCGGGCTCTGA
- a CDS encoding L,D-transpeptidase family protein: MPIRRLRTPSLVAGLVIVALSGLTACGSQPGTGEAAPQPAHSTAPAATQGPTVGSSAPATPEQSPTPSASVTPTPSAKPTPTPPAKPKAIMARGSSGDNVRELQHRLLQIGWYSGNITGSYGDSTVQGVSGFQGKRKLPKTGEVDQKTWTALVAMTREPSYNEKHNKLVPGKAILMKGSEGDRVRDLQARLKQIGWYSGDVTGFYGSVTVTSVREFQAKRQIPVTGEVDQRTWDRLTGMTRTPTEAEKHNKVTQADKPTTAGLDARCLTGRAMCISKSTNQLVWVVDGKPQLQVDVRFGSDTTPTREGSFQVGWKARDWTSTIYHSKMPYAMFFSGGQAVHYSSDFAARGYNGASHGCVNVRNLSGIQYLFNHVQVGDKVIVYR; encoded by the coding sequence ATGCCCATCCGTCGATTGAGAACGCCCAGCCTGGTCGCTGGCCTGGTCATCGTCGCCCTCAGCGGCCTGACCGCCTGCGGATCCCAGCCCGGCACCGGTGAGGCAGCTCCGCAGCCGGCCCACTCGACCGCGCCGGCCGCCACCCAGGGCCCCACGGTCGGCTCGTCCGCCCCGGCCACGCCGGAGCAGTCGCCGACACCCTCCGCGTCGGTGACGCCCACCCCGTCGGCCAAGCCGACGCCAACGCCGCCTGCCAAGCCGAAGGCGATCATGGCGCGCGGCTCCAGCGGCGACAACGTGCGCGAGCTGCAGCACCGGCTGCTGCAGATCGGCTGGTACTCGGGCAACATCACTGGCAGCTATGGGGACAGCACCGTGCAGGGGGTCAGCGGGTTCCAGGGCAAGCGCAAGCTGCCGAAGACCGGCGAGGTGGACCAGAAGACCTGGACAGCGCTGGTCGCGATGACCCGCGAACCCAGCTACAACGAGAAGCACAACAAGCTGGTGCCCGGCAAGGCCATCCTGATGAAGGGGTCCGAGGGCGACCGGGTGCGTGACCTCCAGGCCCGGCTCAAGCAGATCGGCTGGTACTCCGGCGACGTCACCGGTTTCTACGGCTCGGTGACGGTGACCTCGGTGCGGGAGTTCCAGGCCAAGCGGCAGATCCCGGTGACCGGCGAGGTGGACCAGCGGACCTGGGACCGGCTCACCGGCATGACTCGGACGCCCACCGAGGCGGAGAAGCACAACAAGGTGACTCAGGCTGACAAGCCCACGACGGCGGGCCTGGACGCCCGCTGTCTCACCGGCCGTGCCATGTGCATCAGCAAGAGCACCAACCAGCTGGTCTGGGTCGTCGACGGCAAGCCGCAGCTCCAGGTGGATGTGCGCTTCGGGTCGGACACCACGCCGACCCGGGAAGGGTCGTTCCAGGTGGGCTGGAAGGCGCGGGACTGGACCTCGACGATCTACCACTCGAAGATGCCCTATGCGATGTTCTTCAGTGGCGGCCAGGCGGTGCACTACTCCAGCGACTTCGCCGCCCGCGGCTACAACGGCGCGTCCCACGGCTGCGTCAACGTCCGCAACCTCAGCGGCATCCAGTACCTGTTCAACCACGTCCAGGTGGGCGACAAGGTGATCGTCTACCGCTGA
- a CDS encoding ROK family protein, with protein MDNTQQPSDQQPSARGLPRLTLLREITDGTVLDEVFRRGRVTRAELATSTGISKPTISESVRRLQEAGLLRESGTRTGRRGRVASFYELDLRAGWVLALEVSQAGLHSSAADLAGREFDSRWEPPVRSGDTDALIQSLRRTARQVLETGRRLHGELRAVSLSVANPVDPTSREIIALPNSPFPEGLVRPHQILADLLEAPLLIDNDVNFAALAERRSGAAREASSFAYLHVGAGLGMAYFLQDQLLRGAHGLAGEIGYLPIRSVDGRRASLAVTLARQGFGRPDAPSIDVVRVTDMIEAAVAGEMPARTALALFADTLAQAIAAICAVNDPELVILDGPIGNHPALQQRVRDSLTEITTLPVRVEGGQVDRAALRGAVHLAVDTGRSALLTG; from the coding sequence GTGGACAACACCCAGCAGCCGTCGGACCAGCAGCCGTCGGCGCGTGGCCTGCCACGGCTGACCCTGCTGCGCGAGATCACCGACGGCACGGTGCTCGACGAGGTGTTCCGCCGGGGCAGGGTCACCCGGGCCGAGCTCGCCACCAGCACCGGCATCTCGAAGCCGACGATCTCCGAGTCGGTCCGTCGGCTGCAGGAGGCCGGATTGCTGCGCGAGTCCGGCACCCGGACCGGCCGACGCGGACGGGTGGCGAGCTTCTACGAACTCGATCTGCGGGCCGGTTGGGTGCTGGCGCTCGAGGTGAGCCAGGCCGGTCTGCACAGCAGCGCCGCCGACCTGGCCGGACGGGAGTTCGACAGCCGCTGGGAGCCGCCGGTGCGTAGCGGTGACACCGACGCCCTCATCCAGTCCCTCCGCCGCACCGCCCGGCAGGTGCTGGAGACGGGCCGTCGGTTGCACGGCGAGCTGCGCGCCGTCAGCCTGTCGGTCGCCAACCCGGTCGACCCGACGTCCCGCGAGATCATCGCACTGCCGAACTCCCCCTTCCCCGAGGGCCTGGTCCGACCGCACCAGATCCTGGCCGACCTGCTCGAGGCGCCGTTGCTGATCGACAACGACGTCAACTTCGCTGCCCTGGCCGAGCGCCGTTCCGGGGCGGCCCGGGAGGCCAGCAGCTTCGCCTACCTGCACGTAGGCGCCGGTCTAGGGATGGCCTACTTCCTCCAGGACCAGTTGCTGCGGGGCGCACACGGGCTGGCTGGCGAGATCGGCTACCTGCCGATCCGCTCGGTCGACGGCCGGAGGGCGAGCCTGGCCGTCACCCTGGCTCGGCAGGGGTTCGGGCGTCCGGACGCGCCGTCCATCGACGTCGTGCGGGTGACGGACATGATCGAGGCCGCGGTCGCCGGGGAAATGCCGGCGAGGACGGCGCTGGCCCTGTTCGCCGACACCCTGGCCCAGGCCATTGCCGCGATCTGCGCCGTGAACGACCCCGAGCTCGTCATTCTCGACGGGCCGATCGGGAACCATCCAGCGCTGCAGCAGCGGGTGCGCGACAGCCTCACCGAGATCACCACCCTGCCGGTACGCGTCGAGGGTGGTCAGGTCGACCGTGCCGCTCTCCGGGGCGCAGTGCACCTCGCCGTCGACACCGGCCGGTCAGCGTTGCTGACCGGCTGA
- a CDS encoding ribose-5-phosphate isomerase, translating into MSEQQPERKWRVVVGCDDAGLQYKEALKADLEADDRVAEVLDVGVGADEHTDYPHIAMAAAQLVADGKADRALLVCGTGLGVAISANKVPGVRAVTAHDSFSVERSVLSNNAQVLCFGQRVVGLELARRLAREWLGYRFDSSSASAAKVAAIEKYDGSC; encoded by the coding sequence ATGAGCGAGCAGCAACCGGAACGCAAGTGGCGGGTCGTGGTCGGCTGCGACGACGCCGGGCTGCAGTACAAGGAGGCGCTCAAGGCCGACCTTGAGGCCGACGACCGGGTCGCCGAGGTGCTCGACGTCGGGGTCGGCGCCGACGAGCACACCGACTATCCCCATATCGCGATGGCCGCTGCGCAGCTGGTCGCCGACGGCAAGGCCGACCGCGCGCTGCTGGTGTGCGGCACCGGGCTCGGGGTGGCGATCAGCGCCAACAAGGTGCCAGGGGTGCGGGCCGTCACCGCCCACGACAGCTTCTCGGTCGAGCGGTCCGTGCTCAGCAACAACGCCCAGGTGCTCTGTTTCGGCCAGCGCGTCGTCGGGCTCGAACTGGCCCGGCGGTTGGCCCGTGAGTGGCTGGGCTACCGCTTCGACAGCTCGTCCGCCTCGGCCGCCAAGGTGGCCGCGATCGAGAAGTACGACGGCTCCTGCTGA
- a CDS encoding DNA polymerase IV translates to MTAWVLHVDLDQFIAAVEVLRHPELAGRPVVVGGRGDPTERGVVSTASYEARAFGVSSGLPLRVAVRRCPDAVFLPVDAAHYAAASAQVMEALRATGAVVQTLGWDEAFLGVDTDDPEAYAEGVRASVLAATRLHCSVGIGDNKLRAKIATGFAKPRGVFRLTRDNWFAVMADRPTDALWGVGRKTAKRLAGLGIGTVEQLARADPAVLADRLGPTMGPWYQRLARGVGDAVVDAAAYQARSHSRETTFQTDLEDWSRVETEVRRLSRQVCRDLADEGRPAVRVALKVRYAPFDTHTRSVTLGASTTDPALIEQAAVGLIDRFDHDRAVRLLGVRAEMAPPGSAVGG, encoded by the coding sequence ATGACCGCCTGGGTGCTGCACGTCGACCTGGACCAGTTCATTGCTGCTGTCGAGGTGCTGCGGCATCCGGAGCTGGCCGGCCGCCCGGTGGTGGTGGGCGGCCGCGGTGATCCGACCGAGCGGGGAGTGGTGTCGACGGCGTCGTACGAGGCGAGGGCCTTCGGTGTCTCCTCCGGGTTGCCGTTGCGGGTCGCCGTCCGGCGTTGTCCGGACGCGGTGTTCCTGCCGGTGGATGCGGCCCACTACGCGGCGGCGTCCGCCCAGGTGATGGAGGCTTTGCGTGCCACCGGCGCGGTGGTCCAGACGCTCGGCTGGGACGAGGCCTTCCTGGGGGTGGACACCGACGACCCGGAGGCGTACGCGGAGGGTGTCCGTGCCAGCGTGCTGGCGGCGACCAGGCTGCACTGCTCGGTCGGCATCGGAGACAACAAGCTCAGGGCCAAGATCGCGACCGGGTTCGCGAAACCGCGGGGCGTGTTCCGGCTGACGCGCGACAACTGGTTCGCGGTGATGGCCGACCGCCCCACCGACGCCCTCTGGGGGGTCGGCCGCAAGACCGCCAAGCGGCTGGCCGGCCTCGGCATCGGCACCGTCGAGCAGCTGGCCCGCGCCGACCCGGCCGTGCTCGCTGACCGGCTCGGGCCGACGATGGGCCCCTGGTATCAGCGGCTGGCCAGGGGCGTGGGCGATGCGGTGGTGGACGCCGCTGCGTACCAGGCCCGCTCGCACAGCCGGGAGACCACGTTCCAGACCGACCTCGAGGACTGGTCGCGGGTGGAGACCGAGGTCCGTCGGCTGTCCCGGCAGGTCTGCCGCGACCTCGCCGACGAGGGCCGGCCGGCTGTGCGGGTGGCCCTCAAGGTCCGCTACGCGCCGTTCGACACCCACACCCGGTCGGTCACGCTGGGGGCCTCGACCACTGATCCGGCCCTGATCGAGCAGGCCGCTGTCGGACTGATCGACCGGTTCGACCACGATCGGGCAGTGCGGCTGCTCGGGGTCCGAGCGGAGATGGCTCCGCCCGGGTCGGCGGTGGGCGGCTAG